The proteins below are encoded in one region of Roseovarius bejariae:
- a CDS encoding ParB/RepB/Spo0J family partition protein: MAEKKSKQRGLGRGLSALMADVAEDSAPAGEAAKPADRAIPIELISPNPDQPRRSFDPEKLDDLAASIKEKGIIQPLIVRPKPGKDGEFEIVAGERRWRAAQMAKLHEIPVLVRDFDDTEVLEVAIIENIQRADLNPVEEAAGYQQLMDKFGHTQEKLAEALGKSRSHIANSMRLLGLPDEVQTYLGEGKLSAGHARALITSDDPAKLAREVIKKGLSVRETEKLAKKPMGNIFSDDGKAKKSSAPAKDADTKALEGDLAANLGMKVSLNHKPGRENGQITISYDTLDQLDNLCRILTSSSSA, translated from the coding sequence ATGGCCGAGAAAAAATCAAAACAACGCGGGCTTGGCCGGGGGCTTTCGGCCTTGATGGCGGATGTGGCGGAAGATAGTGCGCCTGCCGGCGAGGCGGCCAAACCGGCAGATCGTGCAATTCCGATCGAACTGATTTCCCCCAACCCCGATCAGCCGCGCCGGAGCTTTGATCCTGAAAAACTGGACGATCTGGCGGCCTCGATCAAGGAAAAGGGGATCATTCAGCCGTTGATCGTACGGCCCAAGCCCGGCAAGGACGGCGAATTCGAGATTGTTGCCGGCGAACGGCGCTGGCGTGCGGCCCAGATGGCCAAGCTGCACGAGATTCCCGTTCTTGTGCGTGATTTCGACGATACCGAGGTTCTCGAAGTTGCGATCATCGAAAACATTCAGCGTGCTGACCTGAACCCGGTTGAAGAAGCGGCTGGATACCAGCAATTGATGGATAAATTTGGCCACACGCAGGAAAAACTCGCCGAGGCTTTGGGCAAAAGCCGGAGTCATATTGCCAATTCCATGCGTTTGTTGGGTCTGCCTGATGAGGTGCAGACGTATCTTGGGGAAGGCAAGCTTTCCGCCGGACATGCCCGCGCACTCATCACATCTGACGATCCTGCAAAGCTGGCTCGCGAAGTGATCAAGAAGGGCTTGTCGGTGAGAGAGACCGAGAAACTCGCCAAAAAACCAATGGGCAATATCTTTTCCGATGATGGAAAAGCCAAGAAATCTTCGGCGCCTGCGAAAGATGCCGATACAAAGGCTTTGGAAGGCGATCTGGCCGCGAATTTGGGGATGAAGGTCTCGTTGAACCACAAGCCGGGTCGCGAAAATGGCCAGATCACGATCAGCTATGACACTTTGGATCAACTGGACAATTTGTGCCGCATCCTGACGTCTAGTAGTTCGGCCTAG
- a CDS encoding YbaN family protein: MRIFWATLGLICVGLGMLGVILPLLPTVPFMLLAAFFFARSSERLHNWLLSHRQFGPAIVDWHERGAINPRVKRISTIAIIAVFSLSLAMGIKPLVLVIQALVLSCVLLFIWTRPNY; the protein is encoded by the coding sequence GTGCGCATTTTCTGGGCAACCTTGGGACTTATCTGTGTCGGGTTGGGAATGCTTGGCGTGATCCTTCCGTTACTTCCGACTGTTCCTTTTATGCTTTTGGCGGCATTTTTCTTTGCCCGCTCATCCGAGCGGTTGCATAATTGGCTGCTGTCGCATCGACAGTTTGGGCCCGCGATTGTCGATTGGCATGAACGCGGCGCCATCAATCCGCGCGTAAAACGGATATCGACCATCGCAATCATCGCAGTTTTCAGCCTGTCACTTGCCATGGGAATAAAACCGCTGGTTCTGGTGATTCAGGCTCTGGTTTTGAGCTGCGTTCTTTTGTTTATCTGGACTAGGCCGAACTACTAG
- the hemW gene encoding radical SAM family heme chaperone HemW produces the protein MAEDWQNGGFGLYIHWPFCEAKCPYCDFNSHVSRQINQAHWQAAYLKELDRYAELVPDRVLNSVFFGGGTPSLMAPETVAAILERVRKLWPAANDLEVTLEANPGSVEAGRFQAYAQGGVSRVSMGVQALNDTDLRRLGRIHTIEEARQAFDIARKNFDRVSFDLIYARQDQTLAAWRNELSEALTMAVDHLSLYQLTIEPGTAFGDRYDRGKLRGLPEEDLAADMYEATQEICDTAGLGAYEVSNHAKLGAESRHNLIYWRYGDYVGIGPGAHGRVTLNGQRYATEAWSNPDRWLRAVAEGDGEKRNEAILPTDQAGEYLMMGLRVREGIDPDRYAKLAGKPLPQDRLYYLQDLGLIETNANAIRATQKGRIVLNSVLVELIGD, from the coding sequence TTGGCTGAGGATTGGCAAAACGGGGGCTTTGGCCTGTATATCCACTGGCCGTTTTGCGAGGCCAAATGCCCCTATTGCGACTTCAATTCTCATGTATCCCGTCAGATAAATCAGGCGCATTGGCAGGCGGCGTATCTCAAGGAGTTGGACCGTTACGCCGAATTGGTGCCTGATCGTGTCTTGAATTCGGTTTTCTTTGGTGGTGGCACCCCCAGTTTGATGGCCCCCGAAACCGTTGCCGCAATTCTGGAGCGTGTGCGTAAACTGTGGCCCGCTGCCAATGATCTGGAGGTCACGCTTGAAGCAAACCCCGGTTCGGTAGAAGCTGGACGGTTTCAAGCGTATGCGCAGGGTGGCGTTTCGCGGGTGTCAATGGGTGTTCAGGCGCTCAATGACACGGACCTTCGGCGGCTTGGGCGTATTCATACGATAGAGGAAGCAAGGCAAGCCTTTGATATTGCTAGAAAAAACTTTGATCGTGTGAGTTTTGACCTTATCTATGCCCGGCAAGACCAAACGCTTGCAGCATGGCGCAACGAACTTTCCGAAGCGCTGACCATGGCGGTGGATCACCTGTCTTTATACCAATTGACGATCGAGCCCGGAACGGCATTTGGCGATCGCTATGACCGGGGAAAGTTGCGCGGCCTGCCCGAAGAGGATTTGGCCGCCGATATGTACGAGGCGACGCAAGAGATTTGCGATACTGCGGGTCTTGGGGCTTATGAAGTCTCTAACCATGCCAAACTCGGCGCGGAATCACGGCATAATCTGATTTATTGGCGTTATGGGGATTATGTTGGGATCGGGCCTGGTGCACATGGTCGTGTCACACTGAATGGTCAGCGATATGCAACCGAAGCATGGTCAAATCCAGACCGCTGGTTGCGTGCCGTTGCGGAGGGTGATGGCGAAAAGAGAAATGAAGCCATTTTGCCAACAGATCAGGCTGGCGAATACCTTATGATGGGCCTGCGCGTCCGGGAAGGGATTGATCCAGATCGGTATGCCAAATTGGCGGGCAAGCCTTTGCCGCAGGATCGACTGTACTATCTTCAAGATCTGGGGCTAATCGAAACGAACGCAAATGCGATAAGGGCCACGCAGAAGGGGCGGATTGTGCTAAATTCCGTGCTTGTTGAATTGATCGGGGATTAG
- the rdgB gene encoding RdgB/HAM1 family non-canonical purine NTP pyrophosphatase, with product MRKFEGETLLVATHNAGKLEEIANLLEPFGVRVVGAAEKGLDEPEETETTFVGNARIKAHAAAKATGLPALSDDSGIEIDALDGAPGVFTANWAETEKGRDFIMAMGKAHDRLLESGKPKPWTARFCCTLVLAWPDGHDEVFPGTVEGQIVWPMRGHEGHGYDPIFQPDGYDQTFGEMDRWEKNKISHRADAFGKLVQGCFG from the coding sequence ATGCGTAAGTTCGAGGGCGAGACGCTTTTGGTGGCAACGCATAACGCCGGGAAGCTGGAAGAGATCGCCAATCTTCTGGAGCCTTTTGGCGTCCGCGTGGTGGGTGCCGCCGAAAAGGGCCTTGATGAACCCGAGGAGACCGAAACCACGTTTGTCGGCAATGCCCGGATCAAGGCGCACGCGGCGGCGAAGGCCACCGGGCTTCCGGCGCTTTCCGACGATTCCGGGATCGAGATTGACGCGCTTGACGGTGCGCCCGGGGTATTTACCGCAAACTGGGCCGAAACAGAAAAGGGCCGTGATTTCATCATGGCAATGGGCAAGGCGCATGATCGCCTGTTGGAAAGCGGCAAACCCAAGCCATGGACAGCGCGGTTTTGCTGTACTCTGGTTCTGGCATGGCCCGATGGACATGACGAAGTGTTTCCCGGGACCGTGGAAGGGCAGATTGTGTGGCCCATGCGTGGGCACGAGGGGCATGGGTACGATCCGATTTTCCAGCCTGACGGTTATGATCAGACCTTCGGCGAAATGGATCGCTGGGAAAAGAACAAGATCAGCCATCGTGCCGACGCCTTTGGCAAGCTCGTGCAGGGTTGTTTTGGCTGA
- the rph gene encoding ribonuclease PH: MRPSGRDLSEMRAVSIETGVTKHAEGSCMIKVGDTHVLCTATIEDRVPPFIKGSGLGWVTAEYGMLPRSTTSRMRREATAGKQGGRTVEIQRLIGRSLRAGVDRVALGERQITVDCDVIQADGGTRCASITGGWVALRLAVNKLMKVGDVISDPMVDPVAAVSCGIYAGQPVLDLDYPEDSEAGVDGNFIMTGSKQLIEVQMSAEGATYSRDQMNQLMDLAEQGVSDLVTAQKAAVNA, from the coding sequence ATGCGTCCGTCGGGTAGAGATTTAAGCGAAATGCGCGCTGTTTCAATCGAAACAGGTGTGACGAAACATGCCGAGGGGTCGTGCATGATCAAGGTGGGCGATACGCATGTTCTATGTACCGCCACCATCGAAGACCGGGTGCCGCCCTTCATCAAGGGCTCGGGCCTTGGATGGGTCACGGCGGAGTACGGGATGCTGCCCCGCTCGACGACAAGCCGAATGCGCCGCGAGGCGACCGCCGGTAAGCAGGGCGGGCGCACGGTTGAGATTCAGCGGCTGATTGGCCGGTCTTTGCGGGCCGGTGTTGATCGCGTGGCATTGGGTGAGCGCCAGATCACCGTGGATTGTGACGTGATCCAGGCCGATGGCGGGACGCGCTGTGCCTCGATCACCGGGGGTTGGGTGGCCCTGCGCCTTGCGGTGAACAAGCTGATGAAGGTTGGCGATGTGATTAGCGACCCGATGGTTGATCCTGTCGCCGCCGTGAGCTGTGGCATCTACGCGGGGCAGCCGGTGCTTGACCTTGATTACCCCGAGGATAGCGAGGCGGGCGTTGATGGCAATTTCATCATGACCGGATCAAAGCAATTGATCGAAGTGCAAATGAGTGCCGAAGGCGCGACCTATAGCCGAGACCAGATGAACCAGCTTATGGATTTGGCCGAGCAAGGGGTTTCCGATCTGGTCACAGCGCAGAAGGCAGCCGTTAATGCGTAA
- the hrcA gene encoding heat-inducible transcriptional repressor HrcA — protein MSNAGKILEELNDRSREVFRRVVESYLASGDPVGSRSLTRDMSEKVSAATIRNVMQDLEYLGLLDSPHVSAGRIPTQEGLRMFVDGLLEVGDLENTDRKMIDATLGSNSDDVTGALDRIGSALSGVTQGASLVLAPKHEAPIKHIEFVSLSHDRALVVLVFADGHVENRIFHPPPGQTPSSMREAANFLNALVEGKTISDLQTVIARQINERRQEIDKVAHQLVESGLAVWDGESDNYERLIVRGRANLLNSETEEEEFDRIRTLFDDLERKRDIAEFLELADEGEGVRIFIGSENKLFSLSGSSLVVSPYMNADRKIVGAVGVIGPTRLNYGRIVPIVDYTAQLVGKLIADRS, from the coding sequence ATGAGCAACGCAGGTAAAATTCTGGAAGAACTGAACGATCGCTCGCGCGAGGTGTTCCGCCGCGTGGTCGAATCCTATCTCGCATCCGGCGATCCCGTCGGCTCCCGGTCCCTGACGCGAGACATGAGCGAAAAGGTCTCGGCGGCCACTATTCGCAACGTGATGCAGGATCTCGAATACCTTGGATTGCTGGACAGTCCCCATGTCAGCGCGGGCCGAATCCCGACGCAGGAAGGCTTGCGCATGTTCGTCGATGGCCTGCTTGAGGTGGGCGATCTTGAAAACACCGACCGGAAGATGATCGATGCCACCCTCGGCTCGAACTCCGACGATGTGACTGGCGCGCTCGACCGGATCGGGTCGGCCCTTTCCGGCGTCACGCAAGGCGCCTCCCTCGTACTCGCCCCCAAGCACGAAGCGCCGATCAAGCATATCGAATTCGTTAGCCTCTCGCATGACCGCGCTTTGGTGGTTCTGGTCTTTGCCGATGGTCACGTCGAAAATCGCATTTTCCACCCGCCCCCGGGCCAAACGCCCAGTTCCATGCGCGAGGCGGCGAATTTCCTGAATGCCTTGGTCGAGGGAAAAACCATCTCCGACCTGCAAACCGTCATCGCCCGCCAAATCAACGAGCGGCGGCAGGAGATTGACAAAGTCGCCCATCAACTTGTCGAAAGTGGTCTCGCCGTGTGGGATGGTGAAAGCGACAATTACGAGCGTCTGATCGTCCGTGGCCGCGCGAATCTCCTGAATTCCGAGACCGAGGAAGAGGAATTCGACCGCATTCGCACCCTGTTTGACGATCTTGAACGCAAGCGGGATATCGCCGAGTTCCTCGAACTGGCCGACGAAGGCGAAGGTGTGCGCATTTTTATTGGCTCCGAGAACAAACTTTTCTCACTTTCGGGTTCCTCTTTGGTGGTCTCTCCTTATATGAACGCAGACCGAAAGATCGTTGGCGCGGTGGGCGTGATTGGCCCGACCCGCCTGAACTATGGACGTATCGTGCCGATTGTGGATTACACGGCACAACTTGTTGGAAAGCTGATCGCGGACCGCAGCTAA
- a CDS encoding nucleotide exchange factor GrpE translates to MAEPKNDDFLDDIEQVEAEEQAQHAEEIDDTEAEVEALRAERDAFQDKFMRALADAENARKRSEKDRREAENYGGSKLARDMLPVYDNMKRALEAATDEQKEVSAALIEGIELTMRELLNVFSKHGITLISPEVGDRFDPNHHEAMFEAPLPGTKQGEIIQVSAEGFMLHDRILRPAQVGVSSFQG, encoded by the coding sequence ATGGCAGAGCCGAAAAACGACGACTTCCTTGATGACATCGAACAGGTCGAGGCCGAGGAACAAGCACAACACGCCGAAGAAATCGACGATACCGAGGCCGAGGTCGAGGCTCTGCGCGCCGAACGTGATGCCTTCCAGGACAAATTCATGCGCGCCCTCGCCGATGCCGAAAACGCCCGCAAACGGAGCGAGAAAGACCGCCGCGAGGCGGAAAACTACGGCGGTTCGAAACTCGCCCGCGACATGCTGCCGGTTTACGACAACATGAAGCGCGCGCTTGAGGCCGCGACGGACGAGCAAAAAGAGGTCTCCGCCGCCCTCATCGAGGGGATTGAGCTGACCATGCGGGAACTGCTTAACGTCTTTTCCAAGCACGGCATCACCCTGATTTCGCCCGAAGTGGGTGACAGGTTCGACCCCAACCATCACGAAGCCATGTTCGAGGCCCCTCTTCCCGGCACCAAGCAAGGCGAGATCATTCAGGTTTCGGCCGAAGGCTTCATGCTGCATGATCGTATCCTGCGCCCCGCGCAGGTCGGCGTGTCGTCCTTCCAAGGCTAA
- the mutS gene encoding DNA mismatch repair protein MutS, with translation MMAQYLEIKAEYPGALLFYRMGDFYELFFDDAVSAAEALDIALTKRGKHLGEDIPMCGVPVHSAENYLLTLIRKGFRVAVCEQMESPEEAKKRGSKSVVKRGVVRLVTPGTLTEESLLEARRHNYLASFAQVRGEGALAWVDISTGAFHVMSLAQVRLGPELARLAPSEVIVASEDDTDLGDIVTESGASVTELGRAAFDSTGGEKRLCELFDVGTLEAFGAFSRPEVAAMGAIVEYLEITQKGKLPLLQVPQREAQARVMQIDAATRRNLEITQAMSGGRAGSLLASVDRTVTAGGGRLLERRLSSPSRVMEVVQDRLESVDFAVEQSRFSEDLRGALRKVPDLDRALSRLGVDRGGPRDLAAIRNGLAQAAEIAGMVESVGLPKILAEAAIDLTGHDELLDLLDQALIAEPPLLARDGGFIAPGYDAELDEVRQLRDEGRGVIAAMQSEYQELTGIQSLKVKHNNVLGYFVEVTSTHADKMLSEPLNETFKHRQTTANQVRFTTVPLSEMETKILNAGGRALEIEKRLYDSLKAAILEVSAEVSQAARALAEMDLITGFADLARGENWCRPQVDESRALEIEGGRHPVVEQALRKAGEPFIANDCALGSESDIWLLTGPNMAGKSTFLRQNALIALLAQAGSFVPASSAHVGLVSQLFSRVGASDDLARGRSTFMVEMVETAAILNQADDHALVILDEIGRGTATYDGLSIAWATLEHLHDVNGCRALFATHYHELTNLSEKLTRVDNATVSVKEHEGEVIFLHEVKRGAADRSYGVQVAKLAGLPSAVVERARVVLDALEKGEREGGTAQKALIDDLPLFSATPPPAPKPVRESDLDKRIAEILPDDLTPREALNLIYELKGLADKPG, from the coding sequence ATGATGGCGCAGTACCTTGAGATCAAGGCGGAGTATCCGGGGGCTTTGTTGTTCTACCGGATGGGGGATTTTTACGAACTGTTCTTTGACGATGCGGTTTCGGCGGCGGAGGCCCTCGATATTGCCCTGACCAAGCGGGGCAAGCATCTGGGCGAGGACATCCCGATGTGCGGCGTGCCGGTCCATTCGGCCGAGAATTACCTATTGACGCTTATTCGCAAAGGGTTTCGCGTAGCTGTCTGCGAGCAGATGGAAAGCCCCGAGGAGGCGAAGAAGCGCGGCTCGAAATCGGTGGTCAAGCGGGGGGTTGTGCGGCTGGTCACGCCCGGGACACTGACCGAGGAAAGCCTTTTGGAGGCCCGGCGGCACAATTACCTGGCCAGTTTCGCGCAGGTGCGGGGCGAGGGGGCCTTGGCCTGGGTCGATATTTCCACGGGCGCCTTTCACGTGATGTCCCTGGCACAGGTTCGGCTTGGGCCGGAACTGGCGCGTCTGGCGCCGTCCGAGGTGATCGTGGCCAGTGAAGATGACACGGATTTGGGTGACATAGTGACTGAATCCGGGGCTTCGGTGACGGAACTGGGCCGGGCCGCCTTTGATAGCACAGGAGGTGAAAAGCGACTGTGCGAGTTGTTCGACGTGGGGACGTTGGAGGCTTTCGGGGCCTTCAGCCGGCCCGAAGTGGCCGCCATGGGAGCCATCGTCGAATATCTGGAGATCACCCAGAAGGGCAAACTGCCACTGTTGCAGGTTCCGCAGCGCGAAGCGCAGGCGCGGGTGATGCAGATCGACGCCGCCACGCGGCGCAACCTTGAGATCACGCAAGCCATGAGCGGCGGGCGGGCCGGATCGCTTTTGGCCTCGGTCGACCGGACGGTCACGGCAGGCGGTGGGCGATTGCTGGAGCGTCGGCTGTCGAGCCCCAGCCGGGTTATGGAGGTGGTGCAGGATCGGCTGGAATCCGTTGATTTTGCGGTGGAACAGTCTCGATTCTCGGAAGATTTGCGCGGCGCCTTGCGCAAGGTGCCGGACCTTGACCGCGCGTTATCGCGGCTTGGGGTGGATCGCGGAGGGCCGCGGGACCTGGCCGCTATTCGCAATGGCTTGGCACAGGCCGCCGAGATTGCCGGAATGGTCGAGAGTGTCGGCCTGCCCAAGATTCTGGCCGAAGCGGCAATAGACCTGACTGGGCATGACGAATTGCTGGACCTGTTGGATCAGGCCCTGATTGCCGAGCCGCCGCTTTTGGCGCGCGACGGTGGGTTCATCGCGCCGGGATATGACGCGGAACTGGACGAAGTTCGGCAGCTTCGCGATGAAGGGCGCGGCGTGATCGCGGCAATGCAGAGTGAATATCAGGAGCTGACGGGGATCCAGAGCCTGAAGGTCAAGCACAACAATGTGCTGGGCTATTTCGTGGAAGTGACCAGCACCCATGCCGACAAGATGTTGTCGGAACCCTTGAACGAAACCTTCAAGCACCGGCAAACCACGGCAAATCAGGTACGGTTTACCACAGTGCCGCTGAGCGAGATGGAAACCAAGATTCTGAATGCCGGAGGGCGGGCCCTTGAGATAGAAAAGCGTCTCTATGACAGCCTAAAAGCAGCTATTCTGGAGGTATCGGCAGAGGTTTCGCAGGCCGCGCGCGCCTTGGCCGAGATGGACCTGATCACCGGGTTTGCCGATCTGGCGCGCGGTGAGAACTGGTGCCGCCCGCAGGTGGATGAAAGCCGCGCCCTTGAGATCGAAGGCGGGCGGCATCCGGTCGTGGAACAGGCCCTGCGCAAGGCGGGGGAGCCGTTTATCGCAAATGACTGTGCGCTTGGGAGTGAGAGCGATATTTGGCTTCTGACCGGGCCGAACATGGCAGGTAAATCCACGTTCTTGCGGCAAAACGCGCTGATCGCGCTTCTGGCGCAGGCGGGCAGTTTCGTGCCGGCATCGAGCGCGCATGTGGGCCTTGTCAGCCAGTTGTTCAGCCGGGTCGGGGCCAGTGACGATCTGGCACGCGGGCGGTCGACCTTCATGGTGGAAATGGTCGAAACCGCCGCGATTTTGAACCAGGCGGATGACCATGCACTTGTGATCTTGGACGAGATCGGGCGCGGCACGGCCACCTATGACGGGTTGAGCATCGCCTGGGCGACCTTGGAGCATTTGCATGACGTGAATGGCTGTCGGGCACTGTTTGCCACGCATTACCACGAGCTGACCAATCTGAGTGAGAAGCTTACCCGGGTGGATAATGCCACCGTCAGCGTGAAGGAACACGAGGGCGAGGTGATTTTCCTGCACGAGGTCAAGCGCGGGGCGGCCGACCGGAGTTATGGTGTGCAGGTGGCCAAGCTGGCCGGGTTGCCATCCGCCGTGGTGGAGCGGGCACGTGTCGTGTTGGATGCCTTGGAAAAGGGCGAACGGGAAGGCGGCACGGCACAAAAAGCGTTGATCGACGACCTGCCACTGTTTTCCGCCACGCCGCCGCCCGCACCTAAGCCGGTGCGCGAGTCGGACCTGGACAAACGGATCGCCGAGATTCTGCCCGACGACCTGACCCCGCGCGAGGCGCTGAATTTGATTTACGAGTTGAAGGGGTTGGCGGATAAGCCGGGGTAA
- a CDS encoding NADP-dependent malic enzyme gives MSKPKYTREEALAFHLEPTPGKFEITATVPMTTQRDLSLAYSPGVAVPCEEIAQNPELAYDYTNKGNLVAVISNGTAVLGLGNLGALGSKPVMEGKSVLFKRFADVNSIDIELDTEDPEAFIKAVELMGPTFGGINLEDIKAPECFIIEQTLKERMDIPVFHDDQHGTAVICAAGLINALHLSGKKIEDCRIVLNGAGAAGIACIELLKAMGARHENCIACDTKGVIYQGRTEGMNQWKSAHAITTDLRTLEEAMKDADVFLGVSVKGAVTQDMVASMADNPVIFAMANPDPEITPEEAHEVRPDAIVATGRSDYPNQVNNVLGFPYLFRGALDVHARAINDEMKIACAEALAQLARADVPDEVAMAYGRKLSFGRDYIIPTPFDPRLIHTVPPAVAKACMETGAARRPIVDMDAYEQTLAARMDPTASILRSINARARNAQARMIFAEGDDPRVLRAAVQYQRSGLGKAIVVGRDDDVKQKLEAAGLGDAVRELEITNAAKTDRLADYKEFLYKRLQRKGHDRHDIHRMAARDRHVFAALMLAHGHGDGLVTGATRKSAHVMERINHVFDANTENGVAGVTALLHKGRIVLIADTLVHEWPDEEDLANIATRAAGVARHLGLEPRVAFVSFSTFGYPKSERAEKMHLAPSVLERRGADFEYEGEMTVDVALNAVAQDAYPFQRLTGPANILVVPARHSASISVKLMQEMAGATVIGPILSGIDKSVQICSSTSTASDVLNMAVLAACKVG, from the coding sequence ATGTCCAAACCCAAGTATACCCGTGAAGAGGCGCTCGCCTTCCATCTTGAACCCACCCCCGGCAAGTTCGAGATCACGGCCACCGTGCCGATGACCACGCAGCGCGACCTGTCGCTGGCCTATTCCCCCGGCGTCGCCGTCCCCTGCGAGGAGATCGCCCAAAACCCCGAACTGGCCTATGACTACACCAACAAGGGTAACCTCGTGGCCGTCATCTCGAACGGCACCGCCGTTCTGGGGCTTGGCAACCTCGGCGCGCTGGGCTCCAAACCGGTGATGGAGGGCAAGTCGGTTCTCTTCAAGCGTTTTGCCGATGTGAACTCCATCGACATCGAACTTGATACCGAAGACCCCGAGGCCTTTATCAAGGCCGTCGAACTCATGGGTCCCACCTTCGGCGGTATCAACCTCGAAGACATCAAAGCGCCCGAGTGTTTCATTATCGAACAAACCCTCAAAGAGCGGATGGACATCCCCGTCTTCCACGACGATCAGCACGGCACCGCCGTGATCTGTGCCGCGGGTCTCATCAACGCGCTGCATCTCTCGGGTAAGAAGATCGAGGATTGCCGGATCGTGCTCAACGGCGCGGGCGCGGCGGGCATTGCCTGTATCGAACTGCTCAAGGCCATGGGCGCCCGGCATGAAAACTGTATCGCCTGCGACACCAAGGGCGTGATCTATCAAGGCCGCACCGAGGGCATGAACCAATGGAAATCGGCCCATGCCATCACCACCGACCTGCGCACCCTCGAAGAGGCGATGAAGGATGCCGACGTGTTTCTTGGCGTCTCTGTCAAAGGGGCCGTGACGCAGGATATGGTTGCCTCCATGGCCGATAACCCGGTGATCTTCGCCATGGCCAACCCCGACCCCGAGATCACCCCCGAAGAAGCCCACGAAGTGCGCCCCGACGCCATCGTCGCCACCGGCCGCAGCGACTACCCCAACCAGGTGAACAACGTCCTCGGCTTCCCCTACCTGTTCCGTGGTGCGCTCGATGTGCACGCCCGCGCCATCAACGACGAAATGAAAATCGCCTGCGCCGAGGCCCTGGCCCAACTCGCCCGCGCCGATGTGCCCGATGAGGTCGCCATGGCCTATGGCCGCAAACTGTCCTTCGGGCGCGATTACATCATTCCCACGCCCTTCGATCCGCGCCTGATCCACACCGTCCCGCCCGCCGTGGCCAAGGCCTGCATGGAAACCGGTGCCGCGCGCCGTCCCATCGTGGATATGGACGCGTACGAGCAAACCCTCGCCGCCCGGATGGATCCCACGGCCTCCATCCTGCGGTCGATCAACGCCCGTGCCCGCAATGCACAGGCCCGGATGATCTTTGCCGAAGGTGACGACCCCCGCGTCCTCCGCGCCGCCGTGCAATATCAGCGCAGCGGGCTGGGCAAGGCCATCGTTGTTGGCCGCGACGATGACGTGAAACAGAAACTCGAAGCCGCAGGCCTTGGCGATGCGGTGCGAGAACTCGAAATCACCAACGCCGCCAAAACCGACCGTTTGGCCGACTACAAGGAATTCCTCTACAAACGCCTGCAACGCAAGGGCCATGATCGCCACGATATCCACCGCATGGCCGCCCGCGACCGTCACGTTTTCGCGGCGCTCATGCTGGCCCATGGACATGGCGATGGCCTTGTCACTGGTGCCACCCGCAAATCCGCCCACGTGATGGAACGGATCAACCACGTTTTTGACGCCAACACCGAAAACGGTGTCGCGGGCGTGACGGCCCTGTTGCACAAGGGGCGGATTGTCCTGATTGCCGATACCCTGGTTCACGAATGGCCCGACGAAGAGGATCTCGCCAACATCGCCACCCGTGCCGCCGGTGTCGCCCGTCACCTCGGGCTGGAGCCGCGCGTCGCCTTCGTCAGTTTCTCGACCTTTGGCTATCCCAAATCCGAACGGGCCGAGAAAATGCACCTCGCCCCCAGTGTGCTTGAGCGGCGCGGAGCCGATTTCGAATACGAAGGCGAAATGACCGTCGATGTCGCCCTGAATGCCGTGGCGCAGGATGCCTACCCGTTCCAACGCCTCACTGGCCCGGCCAACATCCTTGTGGTGCCCGCGCG